TGCGGCGCATTCCAAAGCATAATAAGTACTTTGATGTTGTTGATAACCCGCTGGGCTGTCCTGGCCAATTAGCGATTCTGAACTTAGCTTATTCAATTCCAGATTAGCATACAAGTGGCAATTCCCACGAAGATAACTCTCGTTTAAATCAAGATATCCGTGGTCAAAAATTATATGCCTGCATGCACTTACAAGGTTTAAACAAAAACTGGCGGCCACATCCGAAATAGTAGTTTCATGATTCAAAGTGTGGACAAAGTAAATCCCCCCGGTCAGACAACCAATCGTATTATTAAATTTATTTAAAAATCTATTGGCGACCGGTGATGCAAAAACCATCCTGTCTGTTTTGTTTAGGAGGTTCAAACTGATAAGGAAACCAGTATAAAAAACAGAGCTTAACCCAAATTTCAAAGATAAGGAAGATGAAAGGATCCCGGCATGGGCAGCATCGGTGAAATTCATAACATAGGCGATAGCCTGCTGCGGAAGATGACATCCGTTATATTTAAGATCGCTGTCGGCATATTCATGATAGCCCAGTGCCGATGGATGATCAGATAAAACCAGCCTCCAGTAGTTAATATCCCTATGCTTGTTTTTTTGGCATTGGTAGTTCTGTAGTTGGGTGTATTCCTTTAACTGAACTGAAGGTGATTCAAAGATTGGATATTTCCCGGACTTATGTTTTGAATAAACATCCACCATTTCAGCTTTCAGGATCTTAACTGACCATGCATCTGCAATAATGTGATGGACGACAACACATACATTGTACAGATCATCATTGATTTTAAACAACAGAAATTTGCTTACTGGCCCATTTTGGAGCTCATGAAAACTGATCATTTTCTTTTGCACCATAAAATCATGTTGCTCGTGCTGGGGTAGCATGCTGGCGTCATAATATTGCAGATCAAAGCGATCCAATGTATTTGGCAAAATAACCTGTCTGATTTTGCCCTCTATAAAGGGAAAAATTGTTCGTAAGCTTTCATGCCTTTCATACAGTGTGCTTACTGTTTTTTTTAAAACTTCAACATCTACTTTTTGAGGGTAAAAGTCTAAAATCAGCGCATCCTGATAGCCCGATTTATCCGGATGGGTATTTGCCAGCCACCACTTTTTTTGTGAAACGGAAGGCGCGATTATTTCTGCCGGCATGTGATCCATGTTTAATCTGTTGAAATGTTAAAGCACAAGTTTTTCAATACTGCCTCCCAGCCCGTTTTTTTTAATTTGGGGGTTTCCTTTATAATATACCGTACTGCTGCTGCTGAGTGGTATATGTACATTTAACCTAACAAGGCAGTTAACCCAAGCATCGCAGCTTCCGTTTAAGCTCAACTCCGCTGTATTTGTTGATAACTCCTGTGCTCGAACGTCCCCACTTCCCGACAAATCAAACATGGCGTGTTGTGTTTTGCCTGACAGCTCAAAATCCGCCGCGTCCCTGCCTTTCACTTTTAAATCATTACAATCTATAGCCACCTTTATTTTCCCTGAACCAATGTTAACAATTTGAACTGAAGGCCCGGTTAGTGTGGCATTAATCGTATTGATATCGGCCGAACCTATGTTTTTTATATTTCTTATCTTCTTAGCAGGAATTAATATCTTGAAAAAAGTTTTGGGATTGAACCACGTACCCGGATCGTTTTTGATAACGAGTGTGCCTTTGACTGCCTTTACTTGTATATGGCGAACGATGTTGCTGTCAGCTTCGATAGCTACCGCTCCGGTATCGTTAGTGAGATAAACATTTACCGGAGTATATATTTCAATCGATGAGTAATTACTCACAAAATATATTTTTTGTTGTTTTTGACCATTTCCCTTGATAGCTTGTGCTCTTGCGTTGGAAAAAACAAGCAAGAGCAGTAACCAAACCAAGGCCTTCCTCGCTATAAATCGCTCAATATATGCTTGCTGTGATGTAAGTGTGTTTTCCATGTCAACGGACTTAGCTATGTGGTACTAACCGGGTTATTTATTGGAATGGCCTGTGTTTACTTTATTAGTATGCCCGGGAAAAATGATCAGATCTGGCCTGCTGTCCATTAATAGATATTGATGTTTCAGACTGTCTTCCGTTTTGGTTTTCCAGGGCGTGCAATCTGGCATGCCCTCTTTTAAAGCCTGATGCGAGCAGGATAACTTATCACATACCGGCAAATATTTACATGAACTGCATATCTCGTTAACCTGTGAACGGTCATAATCCATATATGGTTGATGTGATTCTATTTTAAAGCCCTGTGATACGTGACTGATCGCTTCCTTACCGTCATGAATGGTTTCCCAGCATTTATGAATATTGCCGTCCGGGTCAACTACCAGGCTGTACGGAGACACCCACGTAGCACACTCATCCTGTATTTCTGGCAACACCCATTTTAACCGGGCCTGTTCACGCTGGTTTTGTGCAGCCCACCGGTTATAGCGCGTTACCAGGTTCAACCTGAAAGACTGCTGAAAATCAAAAAAGTCACCTACGCTAAACCGGGCACTCAGGTCAGACTCGTTCGCCTCTTCATACGTACGCAACCAGGCTGTGCTAAAAGAAATCTGGTCCGAGCGCATTGGCCACAAACCAAATACATGAAAATCCTGAAACAGCTCATCTATTGAGTCGGCTATCTCACGGTCTGTATTGATCCGCACCGTGACATGCATACCAGCCGGCATTAAACAAAGGTTTTCAAGTATCTGAAAATAATTCTTCTTTTCATTATTACGCCCCTTGAGCGGACGGCTTTTGTCATGCGTTTTTTGTGGCCCGTCTACCGTAATTTGTACATTTTTTACATCGCAGTTTTTTAGAAGTGCCCAGTTATCGGAAGTAAGCAGGATACCATTCGTGATGATATTGGCCGAATAGCTGATACCATGCTTGGCACAAAGATCCTTTAACATTGGGGTTAGCCTCGATATTGCGTTCTTATTAATCAAAGGTTCGCCACCGTACCAGGTAACATTGAGCGCATGCCATCTTTTTACCGGCGATTGCTCAAGCATATCATTAATATAATTGATGATTGAACGAAGGTTCTCGATATCATTTAATGACTTATTGGGCTTTACAAACTCAAAACAATATGGGCAACCCATATTGCACATGATCGTAGTGCCCACCGTCAGGTTAATACTCCCGTCATCCTTATCATACAACAGTTCCCTTTTTTTTGAATAAAACTTGTTGTATTCTTCACGTTCGTTTAAATCCCCTTTTACAAAAAAACCCTTATCATAAAGGTAGTTCAACAGCTTATGACGCTCTGCACCAACACTATCATCAAGCCTTAATACCGATTGCCCGACAGTTTCAACATAAGAGCCCTGTTCCCAATTTAAAACCTCCAGCCCTCCGCTGATCAAATTATAAATCAGATATTCAGACTTTTCTGCTATCGGAACTATAACATTGTAAAAACTATATTTTATATCCTTCATCTTCTGTAATATCTGCTGTTAAATCCATACCTAAAGAGCCGGCCGCATTTCTACATGCCGCCGGCTTTTCATTCAAATCAAAACAGCAAGCTGTCTTCATCTGATTCGATCGCAGCGTTAACACCCCTGCAATCTGTTCCGCTTCCGAATTCCCTGCAGAATGCTTCTACTGCCTGGGTGTTCGAATACACATCCTCCACTTTACGCGGTTTGATCAATTCCTTGATTTGTTCTTTTGGCATTGATTGTTGATTGTTCATCCTTTTTTTGTTTTAAATTATTGATTAATAAACTGTTAAAAAAGCAAACTGAAACTCCACTTTTATGGAGATTTTTTAGTCAGTAAACCTACTGTCATCCGCTTTAAGACCGGTTTCAGGAAACAAATACTGTTAACGGCGATAGGAAAACAAGCATTATCATGCCGCCTTTATTACAATGTACTGTTCACTCCCCAAAATCCGATGGGAACAGGCTGTTCTAAATGTTAAAACAGCAAACTGTCTTCATCCGCTTCAACAGCAGCGTTAACTCCGCGACAATCTGTTCCTTTTCCAAACTCACCGCAAAATGCTTCAACCATTTGCGTATTAGCATAAACATCTTCAATTTTCCGTGGCTTGATCAGTTCTACACCTGATGTTTTCAAACCGGCAACTCTCGAATTTTTGTTTTCCATTATTACTTAATTAAATTGGTTAATATATTATATATGTAAATTTCGATTTCGGCACTATTTTGCATTATGCCTGGTTTACATTTGTTATTGGCCCCTGCGTGAGTCACGATTGTTTTAATTGTAATCACTATATAAACAACCATCTAAATCTGTCCGCAGCCCAATCAGCCATTGCAGAATGTTACCAGCATAAATGTTTATTATTGAAATGTTTTAAAAATTGAAAAGCTGAGACTTCTTCTCAACTCCGTTGCGGACTGCTTAAAATAAAGTTAAGGGGATGCATTGTCCCATTAACATTTATTACACAAACTAACCTTTGATTTACACCAACAGTTATCCTGATCGGGAGCTTCAATGACCATATTCATTAAAAAATTTTACATTGAAAACCAGGGCAGATTTAATTATCTAAAATGTTGCTGGTTGTGACCGGGCAGTATCTTACGGGATCGAAAATATGCAGGTGCATTGGCGATCTTATCGGTTAACTTAAAAAGAGTCATAAACTAATTGGCTAACAAGCACTCGTCAGGCAGCTCATCCGCCCAAATTCGCCCTATCGGCTATGCGCAAATAGCCTTAGAAAAATAATTGATGAAGTAAAAGACAACTTTAACTTGATCGCCTTAGGTACTGTCATTGTTGAGTTATTTTTTCAGTAATCTCCTGAGTGGCAGGGAACTTTTCAACCTGGACTAATCAATAGATCAGGTATTGCGACAGCCGCGCGCTATCGTCACCATATTTTACAATCGACACGCGCTACATTACCTTTTGCTCTTGAGCATAATCATACCGATTATATCTTTGAATTTATCTTTGTAAGTATGTCCAAGGGGCAATTGGATTTTACTGTTAACGGTAATCATATTCCCTTCAATACTTTGGATCATCGACTTATTAACTATAAATGATTTATGAATTCTTATAAATTGAACTTGGGGTAAAGCCATCTCAATTTCAGACATCGTAAGATAAGTTATATGTTTCTCTTCACTTGTTAAATGGACGATTACATAGTTTTTCAACCCCTCAATGTAAACTATTTGGTTTAAGTGAACCTGTATCACCTTCCCCCGGGTTCCCGGACTTATAAACAAAGAGTCCGAACTTCGATAGGTGTCTTTCAATAGCGCCCCTTTGACTGTCTCGACTTTCTGAATCGCCTTAAGAAATCTTGGCAGAGAAATCGGTTTTAAGAGAAAGTCTACAACATTAAGTTCAAAAGCATCTACAGCATATTTATGATGGGCTGAAATAAAAATGACGGCGATTTCAGACGGTATCAACTTTGTCAGTTCAAGACCGGAAACGTCAGGCATATCAATGTCTATAAAAACCAAATCTACATCATCTCTACTGTTTATTTCCGATTGTCCGCGAACCGGGTTTGTTGAACTGCCCGCAAACTGCAGCTTATCAGATTTTAAAATATATCCTTTAATCGTATCTATTGAATGTAATTCATCATCGATAATGTAACAATTCATATTATAACAAATTAATGTAAAGCCTTAACGAATAGTCCTCAAGGGCCTGCTCGATCTCTAAGGTGTAATTATTCATGTAATGTAAATCAAGCCGCCTACGAATGTTTTTCATACCTATTCCAAAACCTTTTAAATAATTACCGGATCGTTTTCTATTCGTAATCAACAGCTGCAATTGACCATTTTCTACGCCGATATCAATCTTGGCCGGATATTCCTTTCTTCTTAACTCTCCATATTTAAAGACATTTTCTATTAACGTAATAATGATTAAAGGAATTATCCGCGCTTCGGAAACTTCTCCGGTTACCGACAAATGAATATTCAATTCTTTATTAAAACGCTCCTGATTCAAAAAAACATAATTTTCAATATACGTTAATTCAATTTCCAGATCTATCTTTCCATCGGGACCTGGTTCTTCTATTGCAAAACGCATTACATCGGATAACATCAGCAGACGTTCTCCCGCCTCTTCGGAAAGCCTCGCGACATCGTTGTGAATCAGGCTGAGCGTATTAAAGATAAAATGAGGGTTGATTTGAACCTTTAAAAAAGCAATATCTGAAAACAGTTTTTCATTTTCGAGCTCTTTCAAAGCTATTTGGTTTTGCAATTTTCCGATCTCAAGTTCCGTCACTCTGTTTTTATATCTGATAGACGATACAAAAAAACCGTACGCCGAGCCCAGACCCATAAAATAAAAACCGCGCCAGACCCCCTCTCTGAAAAAAACGCCAACTTTACTGGGAGCACTCTGATACAAACCAATTTTATAATAGCATATTGAAATTATATATTTTATAAATAAATACGACAGTAACTCGGCCGCAAAGACTAATAACCACAAAATATATTTTAACCTACCTGAAAAACTGAAACTTATTAGGCATTGGGCATGTATGTAAAACAGTGTTATATTAAGGGTATAGTAGGTAATATAGTCAAGTACAGAAGAAAACGTACCGCTGTAAGAACGCGAAATTATTATCTCATAGGCAATAAATATCATCCAAAAAATAAAATGATTCTTGATTGGAAAATTTCCAGGTTGAGGTTTTAACTCCATTTCAATTCAAATATAATCAAATGTAGTGTTGGTATTGCCTAAATTGCCTTTCGTGTAATTATTTTTGAAGTTAAATATCTATTTTTTACAATTGGATTATAACCATCAAAAATGAAAACAAAACCCAAAAAACTCACATTTCCAAAGTATAAATCCTTGTACAAATACCATGATAATCAGAATGGAAGATTTCCTACCGAAACTGATCCAACCACAGTAACGATAGTAACAACTACTCATATATCATTTAATAAATAAGCTGTTCAGTAACGCCCGTAAAAAAATAAACCGATATTATAATTTCACATTTATACAGACCAGAAATATGAAAAAGCTAAAATTAAACAAAATCGGACTTGATAGGCAAGTGATCGCTTCGCTCAATGCCAGACAATTGAGAAACACCATCCCTACATCATCTACGCAAACCGACAGCTGTTTTCCGGGGACATGTCATATTGCTACTTGTTGCAATAACAGCATTTTATTCCCCAAAAATGATGTAATCACGTTTCCAAAGGAAAACCGGCTGTGAGAATGCCAATTTTTAGACAATCCAAAATGACTGTTAAGTTCTGACGTTATTTGGTATTGTTTTAAACATTTTTTTTCTGTTAAAGCGACTCCATCACAGGCCATGCGATCTAACGATTCTGATGATTTGCTAATAAACGACCAGATTCATATGATCCGGGAAAGGCTACAATCTCCTGAACTGATTTCATCAATTGGCCTGGCAACCCTTGAAACCGGTTTGTTGGGATTGTCTCTCTTTTATAGCTATTACGCCTTATACACCAATAATAAAGCTTACAGATCAAGTGCGGAGCATTTTCTCTGGGATGGCCTGCGGCGTTTAGATATCTACAATTTTAAGCCAACTCATAAAGTAGATTCTATTGATGTTCAATTGTCCGGCTTAGGTAGATTTATCGAATTCAATAAGAAGAACGTCTTTTTTACGATAGACGCAGATGATTATTTTGCAGATCTCGACGTAGTAATGTCAGAACTAATCATCCATCAAATTAACCGCTCTGACTTCGATACTTCAAGTGGGGCGCTTGCTGCAGGGAATTATTTTTTATCAAGAACCGAGCAACAGGGTTTGGTTGAGCGCAATTTAATAAACTGTATAAAAGAATGTTACAATCGAGCACACCGGGATCCCGACGGGGATTTTTATTGGCCCGCCCCACAGTTGGAAAATAAAGTATATCTGGGCATTTCACACGGATCCGCATCTATTATAAATTTCCTGGCTAATGTTTATGAAAAAGGAATCGAGCAAAACTTATGCCTTCTTATAATCCGAAGCGCGGCGAAATTTCTTATTAAACAAAAAAGAGACCAGATCAATGGCTTGTTTCCGAATTACATTGGTGAGGACCTTTTTCAAACCCAATTTTCTCAATGTTACGGAGACCTTGGTATTGGCTATGCGTTGTACAAGGCCGCGTTGTTGCTGGATGATCCAATTTTAAAAAACAAGTCATCAGAGATTCTTGAAACATGCCTGCATCGCTCAAAAGAGGATAATCTTACCTGGGATGCCAGTTTAACCTATGGAGCAGCCGGTTTGGGCCTCGCATTTAATAAGATAGCTGCAATTACTAATGATGCCAGATACAAATACCGATCCACTTACTGGCACAGGCAAACGGCAGGCTATGCAGGCTGTAAAAATAAGTTCGGTGGATTTTTAAGCATGGTAGCCAAACCGGAGGAGTATAATTGGAATACATGTTTTAGTTTGGGAATAATAGGTATTGGAATTGCTCATATGTTGCACTTAAAACCATCCCTGCCTCCAATTGACGAATTATTATACATTTCCTAAACCATCAAAACGTCCCCCTGCTAATGTCGATGATTTAATTTAAACTGTCTATGTTAAGAAATTTCGGTCAGATAGTTATCCGCGTTCCTTTCTACGATTCTGAAGCCTACAATAATGTTCCTGATCCTCTTCCTGCAAGTTTTGAAGAAGGAATTTATTGGGCCTCGCCTCAGCTATATGCCGCTCTGCTCAAATCCCGGGAAATAACTACCCAAGAAGATAAAAAACTAAAAGAAAGTATTACTAAATACTGGCTACGGAGTTGCACACGAGCAACGCCTTTCGGTGTATTCGCAGGAATTGCATTGTTGGAGTTAAAGCCGGAGCCTACTGCTATAAAGCTATCTTGCCCGCAAAATCATCTTAAGAAAATACGGGTAGATATAACATTCATAAATGAGCTGGTTCAACATTTACAAAGTATCCCGGAAATTTTACCCATTTTAAAATTTCGGCTTAACGATTCTTTATATAGCCTACCTGGTGTTGTACGATACATTGAATACCTGGACAAAGGCGACACCAGAGAATTTAAGCTCTCTTCAATAGCAAAATCGGCGTTACTGAATTCGATATTCCGTTTTATGAAACCGGGCCGAACACTAAAACAGCTCACCGAATACTTAAATATCCATACCGACGCCAACCAGAATGAAGTTAACAATTATATAAATGAGCTGATACGGGCCAGGTTGCTTATTTGTGAGCTTGAGCCGCGAATGACAGATACCGATCCACTAGATTCACTTCTGGTAAAATTAAAAGAGCATGACTCTAATCAACAGATCAACACGCTCATCTCTAATTTAACAGGGGTATCAATTGCTTTAAAGAAAAACGAGAACACAATTCCCGATTACCACAATATTGAAAAGCAATTATCTACGCTGGTCAACTCTCCATTTCGGCGTAAAAGTTTATTACATGCAGACCTGTTCTTAAAATTAGTTTCAAATACGATGAACAGGCAGTTAATTGAGGAAATAACCTCTCAAATTGATGATCTGTGCTGCCTAACTCAAAAAAACAGAAACAACTTTCTTGAGATTTTCAAAAACAAATTCAGTCAATCATATCAGGACCAATATGTCCCGCTGATGACAGCGCTTGATATGGATTACGGTGTCGGATACAGTCAGTTCAATTTTGACTCCTATTCTGAAGAAGACCTAATTTCAGATCTAAACAGCACATCTTTTGACGGTTATACACAAACAGATTATTCAGCTATCAGGGATTTCTGCATCAACAAATACAGGCAATACCTGGATAATGGCCTTGATGAGATCAAAATTGAACATTCAGAACTTGAAGGACTTGAAAGAGGCCAAAACGTTTACATCCCATCAAGCATGTGTATCTTCGGAAGCCTCCTAAAATCTGAAGATGAAATCAACAAAGAAAAGTTTTCATTTGCCCTTAAAAATATTTCCGGGCCTTCCGGAGCAAACCTGCTAGGAAGGTTTGCTTATGGGGACCGAAAAATTATGGGGCTCGTCAACGATATAATTTCAAAAGAAGAAGCAATTGACGGCGACTCAATTTACGCGGAGATCATCCATACCCCGGCAACAGGGGTAGGTAATTCTTTAATTAGGCCCAATTTAAGAAAATACAGTATTCAATATCTCGGCGGACAAGGCCCAGATACAAAGAATCAGATCACAGTTGACGATATAGTTGTAACAGTCCGAAACGATCGTGTCCTTCTTTATAGTCAAAGTCTAAAAAAACGCCTCATTCCCCGGTTAACCACGGCTCATAATTTCAACAACAAACCGCTTACTGTATATAAATTTTTATGCGACGTACAATATCAGGACAGGGAATTGATGGCCGTTTGGGATTGGGGCGATTTGGAAAAGCTGACCTATCTTCCATCAGTGGTTTATAAGAATATCATTCTAAAAAGAGCCCGCTGGAAGATCACAGCCAAGCACCTATCCGGTCTTCCGGAGGATCATAACCGGCACTCCACTTTCCTCGAAAAATTCAGATTAAAATATAAAATGCCTTCAAAATTATTATTAATCGAATATGAGGATGAATTACTGATTGACCTTAAAACGACTGCTGGAGTCGCCTTGTTTTTAAAAAGCTTATCCGGTAAAAAAGAAATTATTTTGGAAGAATTTATTTACCACAGCAATAAATCAATCATTTCAGACCCCAATAACAAGCATTACATAAGCGACCTTCTCATACCGGTTTACACAGAACAGCAACAAATTATACAAACCGGCGCAAAAGCACCACTAATTTCTAATAAGATCAAGCGAATGTTTCCGCCACATTCAGAATGGTTGTATTTAAAAATTTATGGGGGGGCACTTAATCTGGAACGTCTGCTAACGGATTTTGTATACCCCTTCATCACGAAAAACAAGCTGCTTTTCCAACATTTCTTTTTTGTACGGTATAAAGATGAATTTGATCACCTCAGAATAAGATTCTTCAATACACACCGGGAAACACAGGGAAAACTTTATCAGTTTTTTATGAATGGCCTGGACCTATGGATAAAGAAAAAAATCGTTTCCAGGGTCATTGTTGACAGTT
The genomic region above belongs to Mucilaginibacter sp. KACC 22773 and contains:
- a CDS encoding condensation domain-containing protein, which codes for MPAEIIAPSVSQKKWWLANTHPDKSGYQDALILDFYPQKVDVEVLKKTVSTLYERHESLRTIFPFIEGKIRQVILPNTLDRFDLQYYDASMLPQHEQHDFMVQKKMISFHELQNGPVSKFLLFKINDDLYNVCVVVHHIIADAWSVKILKAEMVDVYSKHKSGKYPIFESPSVQLKEYTQLQNYQCQKNKHRDINYWRLVLSDHPSALGYHEYADSDLKYNGCHLPQQAIAYVMNFTDAAHAGILSSSLSLKFGLSSVFYTGFLISLNLLNKTDRMVFASPVANRFLNKFNNTIGCLTGGIYFVHTLNHETTISDVAASFCLNLVSACRHIIFDHGYLDLNESYLRGNCHLYANLELNKLSSESLIGQDSPAGYQQHQSTYYALECAASQYQDAFAFRWSCNLRFFKPSFLETLSFVHKNVMSYIVAHPDHQVKDLLQALKHSELSDTAQSLYN
- a CDS encoding head GIN domain-containing protein, whose product is MENTLTSQQAYIERFIARKALVWLLLLLVFSNARAQAIKGNGQKQQKIYFVSNYSSIEIYTPVNVYLTNDTGAVAIEADSNIVRHIQVKAVKGTLVIKNDPGTWFNPKTFFKILIPAKKIRNIKNIGSADINTINATLTGPSVQIVNIGSGKIKVAIDCNDLKVKGRDAADFELSGKTQHAMFDLSGSGDVRAQELSTNTAELSLNGSCDAWVNCLVRLNVHIPLSSSSTVYYKGNPQIKKNGLGGSIEKLVL
- a CDS encoding radical SAM/SPASM domain-containing protein, which translates into the protein MKDIKYSFYNVIVPIAEKSEYLIYNLISGGLEVLNWEQGSYVETVGQSVLRLDDSVGAERHKLLNYLYDKGFFVKGDLNEREEYNKFYSKKRELLYDKDDGSINLTVGTTIMCNMGCPYCFEFVKPNKSLNDIENLRSIINYINDMLEQSPVKRWHALNVTWYGGEPLINKNAISRLTPMLKDLCAKHGISYSANIITNGILLTSDNWALLKNCDVKNVQITVDGPQKTHDKSRPLKGRNNEKKNYFQILENLCLMPAGMHVTVRINTDREIADSIDELFQDFHVFGLWPMRSDQISFSTAWLRTYEEANESDLSARFSVGDFFDFQQSFRLNLVTRYNRWAAQNQREQARLKWVLPEIQDECATWVSPYSLVVDPDGNIHKCWETIHDGKEAISHVSQGFKIESHQPYMDYDRSQVNEICSSCKYLPVCDKLSCSHQALKEGMPDCTPWKTKTEDSLKHQYLLMDSRPDLIIFPGHTNKVNTGHSNK
- a CDS encoding LytR/AlgR family response regulator transcription factor, whose amino-acid sequence is MNCYIIDDELHSIDTIKGYILKSDKLQFAGSSTNPVRGQSEINSRDDVDLVFIDIDMPDVSGLELTKLIPSEIAVIFISAHHKYAVDAFELNVVDFLLKPISLPRFLKAIQKVETVKGALLKDTYRSSDSLFISPGTRGKVIQVHLNQIVYIEGLKNYVIVHLTSEEKHITYLTMSEIEMALPQVQFIRIHKSFIVNKSMIQSIEGNMITVNSKIQLPLGHTYKDKFKDIIGMIMLKSKR
- a CDS encoding sensor histidine kinase, with the translated sequence MELKPQPGNFPIKNHFIFWMIFIAYEIIISRSYSGTFSSVLDYITYYTLNITLFYIHAQCLISFSFSGRLKYILWLLVFAAELLSYLFIKYIISICYYKIGLYQSAPSKVGVFFREGVWRGFYFMGLGSAYGFFVSSIRYKNRVTELEIGKLQNQIALKELENEKLFSDIAFLKVQINPHFIFNTLSLIHNDVARLSEEAGERLLMLSDVMRFAIEEPGPDGKIDLEIELTYIENYVFLNQERFNKELNIHLSVTGEVSEARIIPLIIITLIENVFKYGELRRKEYPAKIDIGVENGQLQLLITNRKRSGNYLKGFGIGMKNIRRRLDLHYMNNYTLEIEQALEDYSLRLYINLL
- a CDS encoding lanthionine synthetase LanC family protein: MIRERLQSPELISSIGLATLETGLLGLSLFYSYYALYTNNKAYRSSAEHFLWDGLRRLDIYNFKPTHKVDSIDVQLSGLGRFIEFNKKNVFFTIDADDYFADLDVVMSELIIHQINRSDFDTSSGALAAGNYFLSRTEQQGLVERNLINCIKECYNRAHRDPDGDFYWPAPQLENKVYLGISHGSASIINFLANVYEKGIEQNLCLLIIRSAAKFLIKQKRDQINGLFPNYIGEDLFQTQFSQCYGDLGIGYALYKAALLLDDPILKNKSSEILETCLHRSKEDNLTWDASLTYGAAGLGLAFNKIAAITNDARYKYRSTYWHRQTAGYAGCKNKFGGFLSMVAKPEEYNWNTCFSLGIIGIGIAHMLHLKPSLPPIDELLYIS
- a CDS encoding lantibiotic dehydratase, yielding MLRNFGQIVIRVPFYDSEAYNNVPDPLPASFEEGIYWASPQLYAALLKSREITTQEDKKLKESITKYWLRSCTRATPFGVFAGIALLELKPEPTAIKLSCPQNHLKKIRVDITFINELVQHLQSIPEILPILKFRLNDSLYSLPGVVRYIEYLDKGDTREFKLSSIAKSALLNSIFRFMKPGRTLKQLTEYLNIHTDANQNEVNNYINELIRARLLICELEPRMTDTDPLDSLLVKLKEHDSNQQINTLISNLTGVSIALKKNENTIPDYHNIEKQLSTLVNSPFRRKSLLHADLFLKLVSNTMNRQLIEEITSQIDDLCCLTQKNRNNFLEIFKNKFSQSYQDQYVPLMTALDMDYGVGYSQFNFDSYSEEDLISDLNSTSFDGYTQTDYSAIRDFCINKYRQYLDNGLDEIKIEHSELEGLERGQNVYIPSSMCIFGSLLKSEDEINKEKFSFALKNISGPSGANLLGRFAYGDRKIMGLVNDIISKEEAIDGDSIYAEIIHTPATGVGNSLIRPNLRKYSIQYLGGQGPDTKNQITVDDIVVTVRNDRVLLYSQSLKKRLIPRLTTAHNFNNKPLTVYKFLCDVQYQDRELMAVWDWGDLEKLTYLPSVVYKNIILKRARWKITAKHLSGLPEDHNRHSTFLEKFRLKYKMPSKLLLIEYEDELLIDLKTTAGVALFLKSLSGKKEIILEEFIYHSNKSIISDPNNKHYISDLLIPVYTEQQQIIQTGAKAPLISNKIKRMFPPHSEWLYLKIYGGALNLERLLTDFVYPFITKNKLLFQHFFFVRYKDEFDHLRIRFFNTHRETQGKLYQFFMNGLDLWIKKKIVSRVIVDSYEREIERYGFEKIIEVEHFFYKDSIAVLKLLKLINKGFMPKTIAALYSIDQLFTDFGFSLKERHFLVDRLRVAFFQEFGGSKMLLKQLNSKYRLMQEAINNYLENKKTTDQEKRQLNEIIKIRSADTRWDINEITHLKKTKETDFNDLISSLIHMHINRLFCFSHRKHELLLYHLLERHYYSKLIRASVIVQ